The sequence TAGGGCAATAACAGGGTTTAACCCTGGACCTTACGAATCTAGATATTCCATAGAGGTCCCAGAGCTATTAAGAAACTATATTTTTAAACATTATCACTATTTACCGTATTAACAAAACACCTAAGGCCTACAACAGCATTCCTCATTAACTTGTCGGGCAGTACGTAGGTATTACCCTCTTTAATGAGTAATCAAGCAACGCCTTAATTAGGGAGTCAACAATGGAGTTATTCAATTCCCTACCCTCCATAGCCTCAAGGGCCTTTTTAATAATTGACCAGCGACAACCACCAACACAAACCTCGAGTATCCTCAAGTACCCCCTCTCCACCAAGTGCCTACCCTCATTAATGAAATTACAAATCTCCCTACGAATCAAATCAATAGCCTCCCTCCTAGTCTCACTTAAAACATCATCAAAACCCACCCTCAAAGCCCTATGGCCGAAGAACGTCAGCCAACCAGGATTACCACCAAGCTCCTCATACACCTGCTCAGCCTTGTCAAATTCAATACCCTGCTCCCTAAACCCACGCCTCAGAAACTCAATTGCTTGATCCTTACTAAAGGGCTTGAGCGTAATGTTAACATAAGCCCTGCCAAGCAATGATGATTCAGGGTCATTCAATTTAAGGAATTTAGTGAAGACCCTAAACTCAGACCCAGTTATGATGAACGTTATGTTCCTCAAGTTATCATATGCGTAGGCAAGCACGGGTAATACATCGAAGCCCCTCGCTTTAACAAGCTCTTGAGCCTCATCAAGGACGATAATAACCCTCAACCCCTCATCACTAGCCCAATCATTTAATGAATCAAGGATATCAGCAAACACAGCCCCTATCCCTACCCCAGGAAAAACTCACCCTAAAACCGCTAATACTCACACCCCTAATCCTCGAGAGAATACTCAAT is a genomic window of Vulcanisaeta souniana JCM 11219 containing:
- a CDS encoding AAA family ATPase, with the translated sequence MFADILDSLNDWASDEGLRVIIVLDEAQELVKARGFDVLPVLAYAYDNLRNITFIITGSEFRVFTKFLKLNDPESSLLGRAYVNITLKPFSKDQAIEFLRRGFREQGIEFDKAEQVYEELGGNPGWLTFFGHRALRVGFDDVLSETRREAIDLIRREICNFINEGRHLVERGYLRILEVCVGGCRWSIIKKALEAMEGRELNNSIVDSLIKALLDYSLKRVIPTYCPTS